The DNA sequence CACCagttcccccgaatcgggccccacttctaagagggccctgcgcccagtgagaatcccttccctagctagaggcgcctttttaatttttactcaccttgCAGCACTTtgagtcttcagcggcgggtccttcactttcTCCGTGTCTTCgacggcacttcggcagtgggtccttcagtgccgctgaagacctggagtgagtgaaggacccaccaccaaagtgctaccaaagactcagagcaccgcccggtgaatacaaggcccacgtgtttttttacattttttttttaagtcattcctgccagggccccatcgaAATTGTTAGAATTGGGTcttgcacttcctaaagccggccctggacagTGAAATGTATTGTCTCCAGcagtctcttctcttccccacgCGCCTCCCCGCCACATATGGCGCTGACATCCTTTCCTTCTTGTCATTCCAGGCTTCAAGACCAGCTGCCCCCTAGAGTCAGACGCCTCTCCGGAGACAGCGACTCCTCTGCGTCATCCACACAGAGTGGGACCCTGGGCAGGAGGCGTGGTGAGGATGGTGCCTTGCGGACAGCGcacaggaaggaggtggggaggcGCATGCCCGAGGGGGCCCCCAGGAGTCAGCCTTCGAGCCGCAGCCAGTCACAGGAGCGCGGAGCCTTCTTGGGGCCAAGACCGTCGGTGGGGGCCAGGAGGGCAGAGCCCGAGGAGCGGAGCCGGTCTCGCATGGTGAACGGGCCTGGCAGGCCCAGTCCCAGAGCGCGGAGCCAGGGGAGAGGTAGTGGAGAGCCAGTGCTGCTCATCAGCCGAGGGAAGGATGGGCAGCACTCCTGGGCACGGGCCAACGAGGTGAAAGAGAACGGCCAAGATTCTGGCCGAGCTACCTCCAGGACCAAGAGCCCAGCTCGCGGGCACCTCGCTCGGGtgagctccaggagccctgcccccaccagtcGCAGAGCATCCCTTCCTGCCAACAAACTGGCAGAGCCCTCAGTCCGGGCACCTCAGCAGATGCTGGGGTCTGTGAGGCAGCGGCAGGTGGACGAGACTGAGCCAAGGGTCCCTGTGAGGGAGCAGCTCTCTGGGGAGACCCTCCAGGCCAGGGAGTTGTCTGAGAGCTTCAGCcaggagctggaggagctggCACAGAGCTTCCGGACCCCTCTGCGCCTGGaccccagccaggagcagcagctgtaCCGGTGCCTGGAGGAAGAGTTCCTGGCCAACTCCCAGATGATTGAGCTGGCCGAAGATAATGGGGAGTCCCTGGGCTGTGCTCACAATCCAGGGCGGCTCCAGCAGACCACGCCAGACCCAGGAGCCGTTGACTCTGCCTactgctcctccagctcctcctcctcctcgctaaACTTCTTCAGCAAGCACAGCTTCCAGGCAGACTTTGGTGAGCGGCCCAAAGACGACCCCAAGAGGAACCCTGCATCCCAGCGCCCATGGGCCTCCAATTGTAGCACCGGCCCCACTGAGCTCCAggatggctctggctgggactccCACGTGGCCCTGGAGCCGGCCACATGCTGGAGGAAGCCAGCTCTCTCAAGTTCCTCGGATGAAAGTAACTACTACCCAGCCTTGAATGACCTCCAGGAGGTGGCCGAGGGAGTAGAGGTCTCGGGTCCGGGCATGGATGCGGCCTGGTCCATCTTGGAGCTTGcgggctctgacacagacttggGAGCCTCGGCCCCAGATGAGCCCAGGAAGACCGAGGAGGACTCTGCGGAGGGGCCTTTGGGTGAGACGTCCCTAGATGCAATGCTGGATGTACTCCAGACACAGGAAGTGGTGCTGAGGCAAAAGAAGTCCCTGAAGAAACCAGGCCGAGTGCCTTCCATCTACAAGCTGAAGCTGCGGCCTAAGGCCAAGCCACGTGTAGACACTCAGCCAGATAAGAAGCCCTCCAAGATACCCACGCCGCTCAGCTACAAGACGTCTGGCGCCTCACCCAAGGGGAGCCCTCCCAAGCGCCCAGCTGAGCACAAGCCCTGGAGAGCCTTTCACAGCGTCTTCTCCTCCTTCATGGAGCCGCCGCAGGGCCAGATGGAGCCAAGAGGGCCAGACGAGGACGCCTGGGTGTGATGGGCTGGTAGCACTGGTACAAGATGGAGGGACCGGCCTGTAGCATTCCCCGCTGCTGCTCCCAGATCCCCATGTCCCGCACCTGCTGCCTTGGATGTGCTGCTGTGGTGGTCCTggccttgctgctgcttctgcggCGAAGAGGTGGGCGGCCAGATGCCccagagttttttttttatttttgaagctATCTCTGGATGGAGCTTCCATTTGCAGAGCCAGAGCCGGGGCTGGGAAGCTGGGTGGCTTTGATTTAACTTGAGATCTCTTAAGTGAATTGGTTTTTAGGGGGACGTTCCTGGGCCTTGGATTCC is a window from the Gopherus evgoodei ecotype Sinaloan lineage chromosome 13, rGopEvg1_v1.p, whole genome shotgun sequence genome containing:
- the GAS2L1 gene encoding GAS2-like protein 1 isoform X1 — its product is MADLSNIQSAASKSIRPFRSSEEYLYAMKEDLAEWLNILYGWDVRVENFMETLETGCDLCQHANNVNHIALEFQQQHPEVAAHMRVPQNEVVYQAKNVVPGSFIARDNVSNFIQWCRQDLGIQDVLMFETNDLVLKKNEKNFVLCLLEVARRGSKFGMLAPMLIQMEQEIEEEMRDQRAYGGLETQEASHHLGPESPVYPSRAQRISLCDLKNLDELVREILGCCTCPSQFPMIKVSEGKYKVGDSNTLIFVRVLRSHVMVRVGGGWDTLEHYLDKHDPCRCASLSHRLMQTRALGFSPQKTASPGSFSSSPRAASPSSQRPSEGMNPYRPTETLRMGDKRLSAGGNLTQAKMDRSGHLARGAAGDLSVQSDSSRQIPNVTSHVRQEKLEGLPSRVGTVPSSGQSSCSPLRSSTPLAHRDVSEPRASTTLRLQDQLPPRVRRLSGDSDSSASSTQSGTLGRRRGEDGALRTAHRKEVGRRMPEGAPRSQPSSRSQSQERGAFLGPRPSVGARRAEPEERSRSRMVNGPGRPSPRARSQGRGSGEPVLLISRGKDGQHSWARANEVKENGQDSGRATSRTKSPARGHLARVSSRSPAPTSRRASLPANKLAEPSVRAPQQMLGSVRQRQVDETEPRVPVREQLSGETLQARELSESFSQELEELAQSFRTPLRLDPSQEQQLYRCLEEEFLANSQMIELAEDNGESLGCAHNPGRLQQTTPDPGAVDSAYCSSSSSSSSLNFFSKHSFQADFGERPKDDPKRNPASQRPWASNCSTGPTELQDGSGWDSHVALEPATCWRKPALSSSSDESNYYPALNDLQEVAEGVEVSGPGMDAAWSILELAGSDTDLGASAPDEPRKTEEDSAEGPLGETSLDAMLDVLQTQEVVLRQKKSLKKPGRVPSIYKLKLRPKAKPRVDTQPDKKPSKIPTPLSYKTSGASPKGSPPKRPAEHKPWRAFHSVFSSFMEPPQGQMEPRGPDEDAWV
- the GAS2L1 gene encoding GAS2-like protein 1 isoform X2, which translates into the protein MADLSNIQSAASKSIRPFRSSEEYLYAMKEDLAEWLNILYGWDVRVENFMETLETGCDLCQHANNVNHIALEFQQQHPEVAAHMRVPQNEVVYQAKNVVPGSFIARDNVSNFIQWCRQDLGIQDVLMFETNDLVLKKNEKNFVLCLLEVARRGSKFGMLAPMLIQMEQEIEEEMRDQRAYGGLETQEASHHLGPESPVYPSRAQRISLCDLKNLDELVLRSHVMVRVGGGWDTLEHYLDKHDPCRCASLSHRLMQTRALGFSPQKTASPGSFSSSPRAASPSSQRPSEGMNPYRPTETLRMGDKRLSAGGNLTQAKMDRSGHLARGAAGDLSVQSDSSRQIPNVTSHVRQEKLEGLPSRVGTVPSSGQSSCSPLRSSTPLAHRDVSEPRASTTLRLQDQLPPRVRRLSGDSDSSASSTQSGTLGRRRGEDGALRTAHRKEVGRRMPEGAPRSQPSSRSQSQERGAFLGPRPSVGARRAEPEERSRSRMVNGPGRPSPRARSQGRGSGEPVLLISRGKDGQHSWARANEVKENGQDSGRATSRTKSPARGHLARVSSRSPAPTSRRASLPANKLAEPSVRAPQQMLGSVRQRQVDETEPRVPVREQLSGETLQARELSESFSQELEELAQSFRTPLRLDPSQEQQLYRCLEEEFLANSQMIELAEDNGESLGCAHNPGRLQQTTPDPGAVDSAYCSSSSSSSSLNFFSKHSFQADFGERPKDDPKRNPASQRPWASNCSTGPTELQDGSGWDSHVALEPATCWRKPALSSSSDESNYYPALNDLQEVAEGVEVSGPGMDAAWSILELAGSDTDLGASAPDEPRKTEEDSAEGPLGETSLDAMLDVLQTQEVVLRQKKSLKKPGRVPSIYKLKLRPKAKPRVDTQPDKKPSKIPTPLSYKTSGASPKGSPPKRPAEHKPWRAFHSVFSSFMEPPQGQMEPRGPDEDAWV